Proteins encoded by one window of Salicibibacter halophilus:
- a CDS encoding amino acid ABC transporter permease → MNLSPESMIDVIPYLTTGLWYTFMITIVGVAVGCVIGTVFGLMRLANNRLISTIAAIYVEVVRGTPLLAQIFFLHFGVPNLIGFSMDALISGYIILAINSGAYIAEIVRGGVQSVDKGQLEAGMSLGLNGYQTMRYIIWPQAVKIMIPPFGNQFIISLKDTSLLATIAVGELIYQAQQFTALTFDAFEAYFMVCLFYLVMTIPASLFLRFTERRLERS, encoded by the coding sequence ATGAATTTATCACCCGAATCTATGATTGATGTGATTCCGTATCTCACAACCGGCTTATGGTATACATTTATGATCACAATTGTTGGTGTGGCCGTTGGTTGTGTGATTGGAACCGTCTTTGGTTTAATGAGATTAGCGAACAACCGGTTGATTAGCACGATTGCAGCGATTTATGTAGAAGTTGTCAGAGGGACTCCCTTGCTTGCGCAAATCTTCTTTCTTCATTTTGGTGTGCCTAATCTGATTGGATTTAGCATGGATGCGCTTATTAGCGGATACATTATACTCGCGATCAACTCAGGCGCGTACATAGCGGAAATCGTTCGCGGAGGTGTCCAATCTGTTGACAAAGGACAGCTGGAAGCGGGAATGTCGCTGGGTTTAAATGGCTACCAAACGATGCGCTATATCATTTGGCCGCAAGCCGTGAAAATTATGATCCCTCCGTTTGGGAATCAATTTATCATCAGCTTGAAAGATACTTCCCTGTTGGCGACTATCGCCGTAGGCGAACTGATTTATCAAGCCCAACAATTTACGGCATTGACGTTTGATGCCTTTGAGGCTTATTTTATGGTTTGTCTTTTTTATCTGGTGATGACGATCCCGGCATCTCTATTTTTACGCTTTACGGAACGGAGGCTTGAGCGCTCATGA
- a CDS encoding sodium:calcium antiporter, giving the protein MVYVFFMLAIVVTVFAAVKISAYSDAISRLSGMGSLLIGTFLLAGATSLPEVTTSVSAVYLDNPDLAVGNVIGSNLFNLLILAVFDVMFRQRKIFKVIDPQQGYTALFGLLMMAIIPIALYFTIEVPFLNVGVDTIVIIALYLLSLWVVRRKSERPEKEEGTTEVPVKEKYTLKQALSGFFAAAITILISGTMLTFAGDQIATITGLGSSFVGSFLIATSTSLPEAMTVFIAFKLNNSNLAAASIIGSNLFNMLILCLCDFLYDGSILQSASISHTATSVLLTVNSAILCYAIFSRNGRHVYLGPSVMIILFYIVAAVWMYVG; this is encoded by the coding sequence TTGGTCTACGTCTTTTTTATGTTAGCGATCGTTGTCACGGTATTTGCTGCCGTGAAAATATCTGCTTATTCAGATGCCATTAGCCGCTTATCCGGGATGGGTTCGCTGTTGATCGGAACATTCTTGTTGGCGGGGGCCACATCGCTCCCGGAGGTAACAACAAGTGTATCCGCCGTCTATCTGGATAACCCTGATCTAGCGGTAGGGAATGTGATTGGAAGCAATCTTTTTAATCTATTAATATTGGCCGTTTTCGATGTGATGTTCAGGCAGCGGAAAATATTTAAGGTGATTGACCCGCAACAAGGATACACCGCTCTGTTCGGCTTATTGATGATGGCGATCATACCGATCGCGCTCTATTTTACGATAGAAGTCCCTTTTTTAAACGTAGGGGTCGACACGATTGTGATCATTGCCCTTTACCTGCTTAGTTTATGGGTGGTGCGTCGAAAAAGCGAGCGCCCGGAAAAAGAAGAGGGAACGACCGAGGTGCCCGTAAAAGAGAAGTATACATTAAAGCAAGCGCTAAGCGGCTTTTTTGCAGCGGCGATCACGATTTTGATCTCGGGCACCATGCTTACGTTTGCCGGCGATCAAATAGCGACAATTACCGGTCTTGGTTCGAGCTTTGTCGGCAGTTTCCTGATTGCAACATCTACGTCTTTACCAGAGGCCATGACGGTGTTTATCGCGTTTAAACTGAACAATTCAAACCTTGCCGCTGCCTCGATCATCGGCAGCAACCTCTTTAACATGTTGATCTTGTGCTTGTGCGACTTTTTATACGATGGGTCGATTTTACAATCGGCATCCATCAGTCACACCGCAACATCCGTGCTCTTGACCGTGAACAGCGCGATTTTATGTTATGCCATCTTTTCACGCAACGGAAGACACGTTTATTTAGGGCCTTCCGTAATGATTATTCTTTTCTATATCGTAGCGGCAGTATGGATGTATGTGGGATAA
- a CDS encoding DUF3500 domain-containing protein, which produces MRKIKLLWLAVLLMVVAVPADTEATVPITKAQSEETASMLEWINESLHEEVEQEDQVSLAENFLNSLNDEEREAVHHELTEENATTWTNLPATYENRNGIALGDLSEESVREALKLMKGALSKEGYETLTEIMKADAFQHTEYNDEALDPELYFIAILGSPSDKDPWMVQFSGHHLAENLVFNGKEASATPQFTGVEPREFSLWDNVTYRPIVERINGVDDMLQSLDREQLETAEIEEAFGDVLVGPGEDGDYPETVGIPYADLGNEQQTLVQNAIETWINDAPEQTKNELLNAYFSDEALKNTHIAWSGSTDVNETGAYARIDGPRVWIEVSSREGDSHPDNPHYHTIWRDKVADYGGVF; this is translated from the coding sequence ATGAGAAAAATAAAACTGTTATGGTTAGCCGTGCTATTAATGGTCGTCGCCGTGCCCGCTGATACAGAAGCGACGGTGCCTATCACAAAAGCCCAGTCGGAAGAAACAGCCTCGATGCTGGAATGGATCAATGAATCGCTTCATGAAGAAGTGGAACAGGAGGATCAAGTATCACTTGCCGAGAATTTTTTAAACAGCCTAAACGATGAAGAGCGCGAGGCGGTTCATCATGAATTAACGGAGGAAAACGCGACAACGTGGACAAACCTTCCGGCTACATATGAAAACCGCAACGGCATAGCACTCGGAGATTTATCCGAGGAAAGTGTGAGAGAGGCGCTAAAATTAATGAAAGGGGCATTAAGTAAGGAAGGTTATGAAACATTAACGGAAATCATGAAAGCCGATGCATTCCAGCACACGGAATACAATGATGAAGCGTTGGACCCCGAACTGTATTTCATCGCCATTCTCGGGTCGCCTTCGGATAAAGACCCTTGGATGGTGCAATTCAGCGGTCATCATCTCGCCGAAAATCTTGTTTTTAATGGAAAAGAAGCAAGTGCCACGCCTCAATTTACAGGGGTTGAACCGCGAGAATTTTCATTGTGGGACAATGTGACCTATCGCCCCATCGTTGAGCGGATCAACGGTGTTGATGACATGCTTCAATCATTGGACCGTGAGCAGCTTGAGACAGCTGAAATAGAGGAAGCCTTTGGCGATGTACTCGTCGGTCCGGGAGAAGACGGGGATTATCCGGAGACAGTAGGGATTCCCTATGCCGATCTGGGCAACGAACAGCAAACGCTCGTCCAAAACGCGATCGAAACTTGGATTAACGACGCTCCGGAGCAAACAAAAAATGAATTGCTTAACGCCTATTTCTCTGATGAAGCCTTGAAAAATACACATATTGCCTGGTCAGGTTCCACGGATGTGAACGAAACAGGGGCATATGCAAGGATTGACGGACCAAGAGTGTGGATCGAAGTATCCTCCCGGGAAGGCGACAGCCACCCCGACAACCCCCATTACCATACGATTTGGCGGGATAAAGTCGCTGATTATGGCGGGGTGTTCTAA
- a CDS encoding aldo/keto reductase has protein sequence MAIDDVVTLNNGVAMPKHGFGVYKITERAEAEPVIERALDVGFQSFDTAQMYGNEALLGKLLSESGVKKEDVFITTKIDNDHQGYDAALFSFERSLEDLQGQIDLLLVHWPSGRHFFETWKALERLYDEQVVRAIGVSNYTRDHLEKLLAAANVKPAVNQIECHPYLSQYPLKAFLKEQNIAVEAWSPLGRGAVLGDPQIESIAKDHGKTVAQVILRWHLQQETVIIPKTVTPDRVNENAEIYDFALDEAEMETIDRVNKDERNGPDPDEMFQKI, from the coding sequence ATGGCAATAGATGATGTAGTGACGTTAAATAATGGCGTAGCGATGCCGAAACACGGATTTGGCGTGTACAAAATTACCGAGCGGGCAGAAGCGGAACCGGTTATAGAAAGAGCGTTGGACGTAGGCTTCCAGTCTTTTGACACAGCGCAAATGTATGGGAACGAGGCATTGTTGGGAAAGTTGCTTTCAGAGAGTGGGGTGAAAAAAGAAGATGTATTCATCACGACGAAAATTGACAATGATCATCAAGGCTATGATGCTGCGCTGTTTTCTTTTGAGCGTTCGCTCGAGGATTTGCAAGGCCAAATCGATCTATTGCTCGTCCATTGGCCGAGTGGGCGTCATTTTTTCGAGACGTGGAAAGCCTTGGAGCGTTTGTATGACGAGCAGGTTGTGCGGGCAATTGGCGTAAGCAATTATACGCGTGATCATCTTGAAAAATTGCTGGCAGCGGCAAACGTGAAACCGGCTGTCAATCAAATCGAGTGCCATCCTTATCTCTCGCAATATCCGCTCAAGGCGTTTTTAAAAGAACAAAACATCGCTGTTGAGGCTTGGAGTCCGCTCGGGCGTGGGGCAGTGCTAGGTGATCCGCAGATTGAATCGATAGCAAAAGACCACGGCAAGACGGTGGCCCAAGTGATATTGCGTTGGCACCTGCAACAAGAGACGGTTATTATACCGAAGACCGTAACGCCGGACCGAGTGAACGAAAATGCGGAGATCTATGATTTTGCATTGGATGAAGCGGAAATGGAAACGATTGATCGTGTGAACAAAGACGAGCGAAACGGTCCCGACCCTGACGAGATGTTTCAGAAAATATGA
- a CDS encoding IS5 family transposase yields MYHHSEHQMLLPDDFFLPFGGRLNPDNRWVVLASLIPWWKVEEAYKETLKDLTQGNQAYSVRMALGALIIKEKLGTSDRETVEQMTENPYLQYFLGLPEFTETAPFDASTMTHFRKRISREMIDQVNAWIVEDQQSQKDSGDGDDDDDHRGTPSSSAPAEEKKKETDAAETHQGKLLIDATCAPAAITYPTDLKLLNEAREKLETMIDVLHEPFRGSRKKPRTYRNQARKSYLSIAKQKSPKRKKVRKAIRKQLGYVERDLNHLEKLSLQSGLDRLSRKQYGELFVIQELYRQQRQMYDSKTHRIEDRIVSIHQPHVRPIVRGKAHTNVEFGAKLSMSLVDGWAFLDNLQWDAYHEAADLPGAVEAYAQRAGVYPEAVLADKIYLTRENRKYCKERGIRLTGPKLGRPPKQESKEQKQIEKQDAAERNAIEGKFGEGKRTYGLGLIRACLRNTSETVISLQVLVMNLSKALREHSFFIFFMYLVQDVRCSEGSPKVA; encoded by the coding sequence ATGTATCACCATTCGGAACATCAAATGCTTTTACCCGATGACTTTTTTCTACCATTCGGTGGCCGATTGAACCCGGATAACCGTTGGGTCGTGCTGGCAAGCTTGATCCCGTGGTGGAAAGTAGAAGAAGCGTATAAGGAAACCCTCAAGGACCTGACACAAGGGAATCAAGCGTATTCGGTCCGAATGGCTCTGGGTGCCCTGATTATCAAAGAGAAACTAGGCACGAGTGACCGTGAAACCGTCGAACAGATGACCGAGAATCCGTACCTGCAATACTTCCTTGGCCTGCCTGAATTCACTGAAACAGCGCCTTTCGATGCTTCGACCATGACGCACTTTCGTAAACGTATATCCCGTGAGATGATCGATCAAGTCAATGCGTGGATCGTGGAAGACCAACAATCTCAAAAAGATAGTGGCGATGGCGATGACGATGATGATCATCGCGGAACGCCTTCATCTTCAGCGCCCGCTGAAGAAAAAAAGAAGGAGACAGACGCCGCGGAGACACATCAAGGAAAGCTCTTGATCGATGCCACGTGTGCACCTGCAGCTATCACCTACCCAACGGACTTGAAACTTTTGAATGAAGCCCGTGAAAAGCTGGAAACGATGATTGACGTGTTGCACGAACCATTCCGTGGAAGCCGGAAGAAACCTCGAACTTACCGGAACCAAGCTCGAAAGTCTTACCTGTCCATTGCCAAACAGAAAAGCCCGAAACGCAAGAAGGTACGGAAAGCGATTCGAAAGCAGCTAGGCTATGTGGAGCGAGATCTCAACCATCTGGAGAAACTGTCTCTTCAATCCGGACTCGACCGACTCAGCCGTAAACAGTACGGTGAACTCTTTGTCATCCAAGAATTGTATCGCCAACAAAGGCAGATGTATGATTCAAAGACCCACCGCATTGAGGATCGGATCGTTAGCATTCACCAACCTCATGTTCGGCCGATTGTTCGTGGAAAGGCCCATACGAACGTGGAGTTTGGCGCCAAGTTGTCCATGAGCCTGGTAGACGGATGGGCGTTTCTCGACAACTTGCAGTGGGATGCGTATCACGAAGCCGCTGATCTTCCTGGCGCCGTGGAAGCCTATGCGCAGCGCGCTGGCGTTTATCCCGAAGCTGTTTTGGCGGATAAGATTTATCTCACACGCGAGAACCGAAAGTACTGCAAGGAACGCGGGATTCGCCTAACGGGTCCCAAGCTGGGCCGTCCTCCCAAACAAGAATCCAAAGAACAAAAGCAGATCGAGAAGCAGGATGCCGCAGAACGAAATGCCATCGAAGGGAAATTCGGTGAAGGAAAGCGCACCTATGGCCTTGGTCTTATTCGAGCATGCCTTCGAAATACCAGTGAAACAGTGATTTCCCTCCAAGTGCTCGTCATGAATCTCTCGAAAGCCCTTCGGGAGCATTCTTTTTTTATTTTTTTCATGTATTTGGTTCAGGACGTTCGATGTTCAGAAGGCTCCCCCAAGGTTGCGTGA
- a CDS encoding O-acetyl-ADP-ribose deacetylase yields the protein MKMEVLQEDITTLDVDAIVNAANKTLRGGGGVDGAIHRAGGKAILEECKEIGGCETGEAVITTAGKMPVRHVIHTVGPVWNGGENKEEELLRNCYKNSLQLAVEHDLQTIAFPNISTGAYGFPKERAARIAVETVEQVLSDRPAIDKVFFICFDKENHDLYSDMLKGS from the coding sequence ATGAAGATGGAAGTGCTCCAGGAAGATATTACGACACTGGACGTAGACGCGATTGTTAATGCTGCCAATAAAACGTTGCGCGGTGGGGGCGGCGTGGACGGAGCCATCCATCGTGCCGGCGGAAAAGCAATTCTGGAAGAATGTAAAGAGATCGGCGGTTGTGAGACTGGTGAAGCGGTGATCACCACCGCTGGCAAGATGCCTGTCCGCCACGTTATTCATACTGTAGGACCGGTGTGGAATGGGGGCGAAAATAAAGAGGAGGAGCTGCTTCGAAATTGTTATAAAAACTCCTTGCAGCTGGCGGTGGAGCATGATTTGCAAACAATCGCGTTCCCAAACATCAGTACCGGCGCTTACGGCTTTCCAAAAGAACGGGCGGCACGTATCGCGGTGGAAACGGTGGAGCAAGTGTTGAGCGACAGACCGGCTATTGATAAGGTTTTCTTTATCTGTTTTGACAAGGAAAACCATGATCTGTATTCAGACATGTTAAAGGGTAGTTGA
- a CDS encoding amino acid ABC transporter ATP-binding protein, with product MIKVKNLHKSFGDNEVLTDITAEIDAREVVCVIGPSGSGKSTFLRCLNRLEDITEGEVLIDEVNIADPKTNIDVVRQDVGMVFQHFNLFPHKSVLDNVMLAPAKLKRDNKEEIRSRCLTLLEKVGLSDKADAYPSSLSGGQKQRVAIARALAMNPKVMLFDEPTSALDPELVGDVLAVMKDLANEGMTMVVVTHEMGFAKEVGDRVFFMDEGRMVEEGTPKEVFDETRHARTKEFLSKIL from the coding sequence ATGATTAAGGTGAAAAACTTACATAAATCCTTTGGCGATAATGAAGTGTTGACGGATATTACAGCCGAAATCGATGCCCGAGAAGTGGTGTGTGTCATTGGCCCTTCCGGTTCAGGAAAAAGTACATTTTTAAGGTGCCTAAATCGTCTTGAAGACATCACTGAAGGAGAAGTGCTTATCGACGAGGTAAACATTGCCGACCCGAAAACGAATATTGATGTTGTGCGGCAGGATGTGGGCATGGTTTTTCAGCACTTTAATCTTTTTCCCCACAAGTCGGTGCTTGACAATGTCATGCTAGCCCCGGCGAAGTTAAAAAGGGACAACAAAGAAGAAATACGTTCCCGTTGTTTAACGCTTTTGGAGAAGGTTGGTCTCTCGGACAAGGCGGATGCGTATCCGTCAAGTCTATCGGGCGGACAAAAACAGCGGGTGGCCATTGCCCGTGCCTTGGCGATGAACCCGAAAGTGATGCTTTTCGATGAGCCGACATCCGCATTGGACCCGGAACTCGTAGGAGACGTGCTTGCCGTTATGAAAGATTTGGCTAACGAAGGAATGACGATGGTCGTTGTTACGCACGAAATGGGCTTTGCAAAAGAAGTCGGCGACCGCGTGTTCTTTATGGACGAAGGCAGAATGGTTGAGGAAGGCACCCCCAAGGAAGTGTTTGATGAAACGAGGCACGCGCGTACAAAGGAATTTTTGAGCAAAATTTTATAA
- a CDS encoding DUF1516 family protein, which yields MQKRKEKIMITSFHLLAIAFTLFLFTLVYYLYGTTRKRTAIVTHQVLRLSYLLVIITGILLLPLMPVTVGRLLKLMAGLLTVGFMEIFLMHRMKEDLGRMHWIIFAILLGSTIILGLMLPLGIGG from the coding sequence ATGCAAAAGAGAAAGGAAAAAATAATGATTACATCTTTTCATTTGCTTGCCATTGCATTTACCTTGTTTCTTTTCACACTGGTCTATTATCTATATGGAACAACACGCAAAAGAACGGCAATCGTTACGCATCAGGTCTTACGGCTTTCCTATCTCCTCGTGATTATAACGGGCATCCTGTTATTACCCTTGATGCCTGTAACCGTGGGACGTTTACTGAAGCTAATGGCGGGGCTGCTGACGGTAGGGTTCATGGAAATTTTCTTGATGCATCGAATGAAAGAGGATTTAGGCCGCATGCATTGGATTATTTTTGCCATCCTTCTGGGGTCGACCATTATTCTAGGACTAATGCTCCCATTGGGAATAGGCGGTTGA
- a CDS encoding transporter substrate-binding domain-containing protein: protein MKKNFWLSGILGVSMLAVAACGADETEGDADDMDANGDDNDDVEAEDDEEDEDAEDETDEDDGDENGGDASVEGETYTVATDNSFVPFAFVDLDTDELTGFDIDLMDAVSEEAGFDVEYETVDFNAALSGIQAGTYDASINAMSITEEREDSVDFSDPYYPDSGIILAVSEEDGDIQSLEDAEADGATVGTGQGSTSQDYLEENTDNVDIEPYPDVTEAYQAVIAGHVDAVLYDEPNILYFVEEQAQGQMFTVGEKLTGEDYAIGMPQDHELVEPINEALETLRDDGTYDDIFEEWFGERPEGT, encoded by the coding sequence ATGAAGAAAAATTTCTGGTTATCCGGGATCTTGGGTGTTTCAATGTTGGCTGTTGCCGCGTGCGGTGCGGATGAAACCGAAGGGGATGCTGACGATATGGACGCAAACGGCGATGACAATGACGATGTCGAGGCGGAAGACGATGAAGAAGATGAGGATGCTGAAGATGAAACAGACGAAGATGATGGGGATGAAAACGGCGGAGATGCTTCTGTTGAAGGAGAGACATACACAGTTGCCACAGACAATAGTTTCGTCCCGTTTGCATTTGTAGATTTGGATACGGATGAGTTGACGGGATTTGATATTGATCTCATGGATGCCGTTTCCGAAGAAGCAGGTTTTGACGTTGAATATGAAACGGTTGATTTTAACGCGGCTTTATCGGGGATTCAAGCAGGGACTTATGATGCTTCGATTAACGCGATGTCCATTACAGAAGAACGTGAGGATTCGGTGGATTTTTCAGACCCGTATTACCCCGATTCCGGCATAATTTTAGCGGTTTCTGAAGAGGACGGGGATATTCAGTCCCTTGAAGATGCAGAGGCAGACGGCGCGACGGTAGGAACGGGGCAAGGTTCGACAAGCCAGGATTATTTAGAGGAGAATACGGACAATGTCGATATTGAACCGTACCCGGATGTTACAGAAGCCTACCAGGCCGTGATTGCAGGCCACGTGGATGCCGTATTATATGATGAACCGAATATTCTTTATTTCGTTGAGGAGCAAGCGCAAGGACAAATGTTCACCGTTGGGGAAAAGCTCACCGGGGAAGATTATGCCATTGGCATGCCGCAGGATCATGAACTTGTAGAGCCGATCAATGAAGCGTTGGAAACGCTGAGAGATGATGGCACGTACGATGATATTTTCGAAGAATGGTTCGGTGAGCGCCCCGAAGGCACATAA
- a CDS encoding PH domain-containing protein, producing the protein MVFWRRADNRQKHQDQAYQYLIENEELLHTYGLMIDFVALTDQRVIFVEKSWVSKRSEVVSIPYSKIEEIALLKDRRMSISNPVRISTRSKDHQLNLIKGNDSVGFYRQLSRQIMKSGR; encoded by the coding sequence ATGGTTTTTTGGAGAAGGGCAGATAATCGCCAAAAACACCAAGATCAGGCGTACCAATATCTCATTGAAAACGAGGAGCTATTGCATACGTATGGGTTGATGATTGACTTCGTTGCTCTCACCGATCAAAGGGTCATTTTTGTGGAAAAATCATGGGTATCAAAAAGATCGGAAGTTGTCAGCATTCCTTACAGCAAGATTGAAGAAATTGCATTGCTGAAAGATCGAAGAATGTCAATCTCGAATCCCGTTCGCATCAGCACCCGTTCAAAAGATCACCAACTAAATTTGATCAAAGGAAACGATTCAGTCGGATTTTACAGGCAATTATCGAGACAAATAATGAAATCGGGTAGGTAA
- a CDS encoding aldo/keto reductase, which produces MINQIPEFTLNDGTRIPAIGFGTYQLWGNEGAAAIAGAIDHGYRLIDTAYNYENEGTVGAALKRSSVPRENLRITSKLPGRYHTYDQAVKAIQESLYRANLDYYDLYLIHWPNPITDQYVEAWQALIDAKKWGLIRSVGVSNFLPEHLERLEKETGVLPSINQIELHPFFNQQEQRKWHEKNGVVTESWSPLVRTDVLSHEMITSIADKHGKTVSQVILRWHYQLGAVPIPKSASPKRQLENISIFDFALYDEDMTAINKLTLADGRRKNQDPAMYEEF; this is translated from the coding sequence TTGATCAACCAAATACCCGAATTCACACTTAATGACGGCACACGTATACCGGCGATTGGCTTTGGCACGTATCAGTTGTGGGGAAACGAAGGTGCGGCGGCTATCGCGGGCGCGATCGATCACGGCTATCGTCTCATCGACACTGCGTATAATTATGAAAATGAGGGAACTGTCGGAGCGGCACTGAAGCGGTCATCGGTTCCGCGTGAAAATTTGCGCATTACGTCGAAATTGCCCGGTCGTTACCACACCTATGATCAAGCCGTGAAGGCCATTCAAGAATCCCTCTATCGGGCCAATCTTGATTATTATGATTTATACTTGATTCATTGGCCGAATCCGATAACAGACCAATATGTGGAAGCATGGCAAGCGCTCATCGATGCGAAAAAATGGGGGCTCATTCGGTCCGTCGGCGTTTCCAATTTTCTGCCGGAGCATCTGGAACGCCTCGAAAAAGAAACAGGCGTATTGCCCAGTATCAATCAAATCGAGCTTCATCCTTTCTTCAACCAACAGGAGCAGCGAAAATGGCATGAGAAGAATGGGGTCGTCACTGAATCGTGGAGCCCATTAGTTCGTACCGATGTTCTCAGTCATGAAATGATAACAAGCATTGCGGACAAGCACGGGAAAACCGTCTCGCAAGTGATCCTGCGCTGGCATTATCAGCTCGGTGCCGTTCCCATTCCGAAATCAGCATCGCCGAAACGTCAGTTGGAAAACATCTCGATCTTTGATTTTGCTTTGTATGACGAAGATATGACGGCAATAAACAAACTGACACTTGCGGATGGGAGAAGGAAAAACCAGGACCCGGCTATGTATGAAGAGTTTTAA
- the map gene encoding type I methionyl aminopeptidase, with product MIATNDKDIQGLKEAGRVIAGIRDEMIRRTKPGVKTIELDELAGEMFAKSGAVSAPISTYGFPGNTCICVNEEVAHGIPGERIIQDGDLVNIDVSGAYNDYWVDTGRSFVVGEATPAQNQLLEATKKVFDAGLGKFRAGAKMNNVGRAVHKTAREEGFKVIKNLTGHGVGYSLRDAPDHIFNYFNPWDRTLLENGMVIAFEPFVSTKAEQIYEKEDGWTLTTRDKSMVAQIEHTIIVTKDEPIIVT from the coding sequence ATGATTGCTACAAATGATAAAGATATCCAAGGTTTGAAAGAAGCGGGCCGTGTGATCGCGGGAATTCGTGATGAAATGATCCGCCGGACAAAGCCCGGCGTGAAAACCATTGAGCTTGATGAATTGGCGGGGGAGATGTTTGCGAAAAGCGGTGCGGTTTCGGCGCCGATCAGCACGTATGGGTTTCCGGGGAATACGTGTATCTGTGTCAATGAGGAGGTTGCCCACGGCATCCCCGGCGAGCGTATCATTCAGGATGGTGATCTCGTTAACATTGATGTGTCCGGTGCTTATAACGATTATTGGGTGGATACCGGTAGGTCCTTTGTCGTCGGTGAGGCGACGCCGGCACAAAACCAATTGCTTGAGGCGACAAAAAAAGTTTTTGATGCCGGTCTCGGAAAGTTCCGGGCCGGGGCAAAGATGAACAATGTCGGACGTGCCGTTCATAAAACAGCGAGGGAAGAAGGGTTCAAAGTCATTAAAAATTTAACCGGTCACGGCGTCGGCTATTCCTTGCGCGATGCGCCCGATCATATTTTTAATTATTTTAACCCATGGGATCGAACGCTTTTGGAAAATGGCATGGTCATCGCCTTTGAACCTTTCGTATCGACGAAAGCCGAGCAAATTTATGAAAAAGAAGACGGTTGGACGCTAACGACACGGGATAAAAGCATGGTCGCCCAGATTGAACATACGATTATCGTCACCAAAGACGAGCCGATTATTGTAACGTGA